The Salmo salar chromosome ssa06, Ssal_v3.1, whole genome shotgun sequence genome window below encodes:
- the LOC106601827 gene encoding trinucleotide repeat-containing gene 6C protein isoform X2, producing MEEKKKRRQEEKKKKEAAQKKVTEQKTKVPDSAKPGPTPPPPPANPSATPSVPPTSGSNGKRAPSSAQQQSQPSPAQQRYPPREIPPRFRQQEHKQLLKRGQPLPPGTLPTVPGRPEPDSSQKSSGASHTELPPQSGPGAHYENPHWGHQPANRSATSASASANHSGWETVIIDESDTEAWPSISRSSQSQSQGPAGGCPLDTDPVGPASSSSMSTATGANGQTGHFPANYPSSKGASPGHGSSANHPGAGMVGMASSQGAANRGWGSGPGPSPHGPPQSSVGGGEGKSDGPMGGGGRGWGTSSSTNFNLNLNPNANPSAWPVLGHDGGGGAGGSSSGGANPNQPPSSQPPPNLCNPPGTSPAQGNGNRGGTMVGGTNGNLPVGGGSTWGESSEPHPSSSTNVSFSSEPQNLNTDGPNHTSKQQEPPIHSVSGWSGPSGGMGSLGQPPPGASQLVNGEDGSSVWGNNGDSKSVASSAEPSGWDSGAGGWGSHGSSGGGTSGGWGGQSSGDAWGKQHSGEGQGGWDAPSSPPQQPSSWSTRAPSTTAASEGSSEGMDGAGHSRRQDRSSRDEPAPLLPAPDLDPRVLCNTGWGQTPVRQHTSWDMEEAARTQRKADAAGTDSWGGSGPNTPTEPAQGPSGHGPLHRADLKSEGPGPGPQAAPGWGGSMPPASQPGSGWGEQPSSKNPPNGPGGWGNPPPGGPGPGPNMPKAGNQSWGAPEEKSPSWDDPHGKAPKPQGWGDGPKPPHSGWGNSAGGGGNGGGGGGGGDWREPADGKKNSPTTNPPWEGEGAGGWKESNRGWGKPGPGMGGNVGGGGGWGEPAMAQQRPSGPAQGWGGKPQESSNGNSGGVRGGSMGGAGGGEGSMGSWGGPGPVKPSVSGREGNGGGGSKQDPSGGEPTGWEEPSPPSIRRKMEIDDGTSAWGDPGAYNKTVNLWDKNNPGGGGPPQGRPPGNAPGNAPACPPGNNNNHPHPPHHPPHHSHAYHGPPPPLQSHGGHNPQGPGQNSGPMDPAMPHQAAPPPHSRPPLMGPGWGEPSSAHPKLEPSWGEPAPPPVSVDNGTSAWGKPTGSHGGWGVGDNSPEPYRRGNPPLGSAPCKPAPKSMQDCWGGGGGGGGEDMGLSGGQWDPDDGDMWSSQASQESNSWGNRPRKGPPKGKIPGKQEEAWIMNRLIKQLTDMGFPRDPAEEALKRNNMNLDQAMSALLEKKTELDRRGMGMSDYNNCLINKGPMGCRPPLHSKESSSDRSPFLDKDGVGSLVEDVHTSSPFMPCSPGPLGLKLPSLPSTALPLSSQGLGGPQGLAMQNLNNRQMQSGMLGSSGAAQARAMQQPPPQPSVPPLGSSQPSLRAQVPQFLSPQVQAQLLQFAAKNIGLNPALLTSPINPQHMTLLNQLYQLQLAYQRLQIQQQMLQAQRNVSAPIRQQEQHVARTINNMQQQIQQHQRQLAQALLMKQQQTLGSLSSSGLHHGQGKSALDLFPGHPQAPGLPDLQTKEQQSSPNSYSPYPLSGLNPNMNVTGIEVGGLSMKELPQPQSRLSQWTHPNSMDSLSGGSSSLEPNLNKHGSNLGPPGKPPQMEDGYSPYGMMPGSESPTNPLVPPDSWSQGKSPNDKMVNGTNITWPPEFCPGVPWKGLQNINPENDPNMTPGSVPSGPTINTNIQDVNRYLQRDRSGGSSPTSSQNEALPPSTDWPVSAYSSSFSLSSPETDDPGKLSDMKSTWSPGPISHPSQVSLSHELWKVPQGPRSNTAAPTRPPPGLTNPTKHSSTWGGNSLGLAQGWSSSYSSATTWSTDSSNRTSSWLVLRNLTPQIDGSTLRTLCMQHGPLITFHLNLTQGNALVRYSSKEEAAKAQKSLHMCVLGNTTILAEFAGEEEVQRFFAQGQQLASTTSWQADPGVNQTRMGSSGPRSSHPIGHPHWNSGGSSGGMGGGGAKTGGDLLWGGVPQYSSLWGPPSGEEGRVMGSPTPINTLLPGDLLSGESM from the exons TGCCAGACTCAGCCAAGCCCggccccacccctcctcctccccccgccAACCCCAGTGCCACCCCGTCTGTGCCCCCCACCAGTGGCAGTAATGGCAAGCGCGCCCCTTCCAGTGCCCAGCAGCAGTCCCAGCCCTCGCCCGCCCAACAGCGTTACCCGCCAAGAGAGATCCCTCCGCGCTTCCGCCAGCAGGAGCACAAGCAGCTGCTGAAGAGGGGTCAGCCGCTGCCCCCTGGGACCCTTCCAACTGTACCAGGACGACCCGAACCTGACTCGAGTCAGAAATCCTCTGGTGCATCGCACACAG AGCTGCCCCCACAGAGTGGCCCGGGAGCCCATTATGAGAATCCCCACTGGGGACACCAGCCAGCCAATCGGAGTGCCACTTCCGCCTCAGCGTCGGCCAATCACAGTGGCTGGGAAACAGTGATCATCGACGAGAGCGACACCGAGGCCTGGCCCTCCATTTCCCGCAgcagccagagccagagccagggcCCTGCAGGAGGATGCCCCTTGGACACTGACCCTGTTGGTCCGGCCAGCAGCAGCAGTATGAGCACGGCCACAGGGGCCAACGGCCAGACAGGCCACTTTCCTGCCAACTACCCCAGCAGCAAAGGAGCCAGCCCTGGGCACGGCAGCTCAGCCAATCACCCCGGGGCTGGCATGGTCGGCATGGCCTCCAGCCAAGGAGCAGCCAATCGGGGCTGGGGATCTGGTCCCGGTCCCTCCCCCCACGGCCCTCCTCAGTCCTCTGTCGGGGGTGGGGAGGGGAAGAGTGATGGCCCAAtgggaggaggaggcagaggttGGGGCACCTCTTCCTCCACCAACTTTAACTTGAACCTGAACCCCAATGCCAACCCCTCGGCCTGGCCCGTTCTGGGACACGACGGGGGCGGAGGAGCGGGGGGAAGCAGCTCAGGGGGAGCCAACCCCAATCAACCCCCTTCTTCTCAACCCCCTCCAAACCTCTGCAACCCGCCAGGCACCTCTCCCGCCCAGGGGAACGGCAACAGAGGAGGAACCATGGTGGGCGGCACCAACGGCAACCTTCCGGTAGGGGGAGGCAGCACCTGGGGAGAATCATCTGAGCCCCACCCATCCTCGTCCACGAATGTGTCTTTTAGCTCAGAACCTCAGAACCTTAACACTGATGGACCAAATCATACTAGCAAGCAACAGGAGCCCCCTATCCACAGCGTGTCCGGCTGGAGTGGCCCCTCCGGAGGCATGGGCTCCCTGGGCCAGCCTCCTCCTGGAGCTTCCCAGCTGGTCAATGGAGAGGATGGCAGCTCCGTCTGGGGCAACAATGGAGACTCCAAGTCAGTCGCCTCCTCCGCGGAGCCTTCGGGCTGGGACTCTGGGGCCGGGGGCTGGGGGAGCCATGGAAGCAGTGGTGGTGGAACCTCTGGAGGCTGGGGAGGCCAGAGCAGCGGAGATGCCTGGGGGAAGCAGCATTCTGGCGAGGGCCAGGGGGGCTGGGACGCCCCCAGCTCTCCTCCCCAGCAGCCCAGCTCCTGGAGCACCCGAGCCCCTAGCACCACGGCGGCCAGCGAGGGCAGCAGTGAGGGCATGGATGGAGCGGGACACTCCCGCCGACAGGACCGGTCGTCCAGGGATGAGCCTGCCCCCCTGCTCCCAGCCCCTGACCTGGACCCCAGGGTGCTGTGCAACACAGGCTGGGGCCAGACCCCCGTCCGCCAGCACACGTCCTGGGACATGGAGGAGGCGGCACGCACGCAACGAAAGGCAGATGCTGCCGGGACGGACTCTTGGGGAGGCTCCGGCCCCAACACTCCCACCGAGCCAGCCCAAGGGCCCTCCGGCCACGGCCCCCTTCATCGGGCTGACCTTAAGAGCGAGGGTCCCGGGCCTGGTCCTCAGGCTGCCCCTGGCTGGGGTGGTTCCATGCCTCCAGCCAGCCAACCCGGCTCTGGCTGGGGTGAGCAACCGAGCAGCAAGAATCCCCCCAACGGTCCCGGGGGCTGGGGGAACCCCCCACCAGGAGGCCCCGGGCCAGGCCCCAACATGCCCAAAGCTGGGAACCAGTCCTGGGGAGCTCCAGAGGAGAAGTCCCCAAGCTGGGATGATCCCCACGGCAAGGCCCCCAAGCCCCAGGGCTGGGGAGATGGGCCCAAGCCGCCCCACAGCGGCTGGGGCAACAGCGCTGGAGGAGGGGgcaatggaggaggaggaggaggaggaggagactggagagagccTGCAGATGGCAAGAAGAACAGTCCCACCACCAACCCTCCCTGGGAGGGAGAAGGTGCAGGAGGCTGGAAAGAGAGCAACCGAGGCTGGGGAAAACCTGGTCCGGGGATGGGGGGAAATGTTGGAGGAGGTGGAGGCTGGGGAGAGCCAGCGATGGCCCAACAGCGCCCAAGTGGCCCTGCCCAAGGATGGGGCGGCAAGCCCCAGGAGAGCTCCAACGGCAACAGCGGAGGAGTTAGAGGAGGGAGCATGGGCGGGGCAGGAGGTGGAGAAGGGAGCATGGGATCCTGGGGAGGCCCTGGCCCCGTGAAGCCCAGTGTATCAGGCCGGGAGGGCAACGGGGGAGGAGGGAGCAAGCAGGACCCCTCAGGAGGAGAGCCCACAGGGTGGGAGGAGCCTTCCCCACCCTCCATCCGACGCAAGATGGAGATTGACGACGGCACCTCGGCTTGGGGCGACCCGGGCGCCTACAACAAGACGGTCAACCTCTGGGACAAGAACAACCCTGGGGGAGGAGGGCCACCACAAGGTAGACCCCCAGGGAACGCTCCAGGGAACGCCCCCGCATGCCCCCCtggaaacaacaacaaccacccccacccaccacaTCACCCTCCCCACCATTCTCACGCCTACCACGGCCCCCCACCACCCCTCCAGAGCCATGGGGGCCACAACCCCCAGGGCCCAGGCCAGAACAGTGGGCCCATGGACCCAGCCATGCCTCACCAGGCTGCGCCTCCACCACACAGCAGACCACCCCTCATGGGTCCAG GCTGGGGGGAGCCTTCTAGTGCCCACCCCAAACTAGAGCCCTCCTGGGGGGAGCCTGCTCCCCCTCCGGTCAGCGTGGACAACGGGACCTCCGCCTGGGGGAAACCCACCGGGAGCCATGGGGGCTGGGGTGTGGGTGACAACAGCCCCGAACCCTACAGACGGGGCAACCCACCCCTTGGATCTGCACCTTGCAAACCAG cCCCCAAATCTATGCAAGACTGCTGGGGTGGCGGAGGTGGCGGTGGGGGGGAGGACATGGGTTTGTCTGGGGGCCAGTGGGACCCTGACGACGGGGACATGTGGAGCAGCCAGGCCTCCCAGGAGAGCAACTCCTGGGGCAACAGACCCAGGAAGGGCCCACCCAAGGGGAAGATTCCAGGCAAGCAGGAGGAAGCCTGGATCATGAATCGCCTGATCAAGCAGCTGACAGACATGGGCTTCCCT agagaTCCAGCCGAGGAGGCTCTGAAGAGGAACAACATGAACCTGGACCAGGCCATGA GTGCTCTGTTGGAGAAGAAGACAGAGCTGGACAGGCGGGGGATGGGCATGTCCGACTACAACAACTGTCTGATCAACAAGGGGCCAATGGGCTGCcggcctcccctccactccaaaGAGTCCTCCTCAGATCGCTCCCCTTTCCTCGACAAG GACGGTGTTGGTAGCCTGGTGGAGGACGTCCACACCTCCTCACCGTTTATGCCTTGTTCCCCCGGCCCCCTCGGCCTGAAACTCCCCTCCCTGCCCAGCACTGCCCTGCCTCTATCCAGCCAGGGCCTGGGCGGCCCACAGGGCCTAGCCATGCAAAACTTGAACAACAGACAG atGCAGAGTGGAATGTTGGGCAGTAGCGGTGCAGCACAAGCCCGGGCCATGCAGCAACCTCCTCCTCAGCCGTCAGTGCCGCCTCTCGGCTCCTCCCAGCCTAGTCTACGCGCTCAAGTGCCTCAGTTTCTCTCccctcag GTTCAAGCACAGCTCTTACAGTTTGCAGCAAAAAACATTGGTCTGAATCCTGCACTTTTAACCTCACCAATAAACCCTCAACATATGACCCTTTTGAACCAACTATACCAGCTGCAACTG GCATACCAGCGTTTACAAATTCAGCAGCAGATGTTGCAGGCGCAGCGTAATGTTTCTGCTCCCATCCGACAGCAAGAGCAGCAC GTTGCACGTACAATCAATAACATGCAGCAGCAGATCCAACAGCACCAGAGACAGCTGGCCCAGGCCCTGCTGATGAAGCAGCAGCAGACCCTcggctccctctcctcctccggcCTGCACCACGGCCAAGGCAAATCAGCCCTGGACTTGTTCCCAGGCCACCCCCAGGCTCCGGGCCTACCCGACCTGCAGACCAAAGAGCAGCAGTCGTCCCCCAACTCCTACAGCCCCTACCCTCTCT CTGGACTGAATCCTAACATGAATGTAACCGGCATAGAGGTGGGAGGCCTGTCCATGAAGGAgcttccccagccccagtctcgcCTCTCCCAGTGGACACACCCCAACTCCATGGACAGCCTCTCTGGAGGCTCATCCTCTCTGGAGCCCAACCTGAACAAGCACG GTTCCAACCTGGGCCCACCCGGGAAGCCCCCCCAAATGGAGGATGGGTACAGCCCCTACGGCATGATGCCTGGCTCCGAGTCCCCCACCAACCCCCTGGTGCCCCCAGACAGCTGGAGCCAGGGCAAGAGCCCCAACGACAAGATGGTCAACGGCACCAACATCACCTGGCCTCCAG AGTTCTGCCCGGGCGTGCCCTGGAAGGGCCTGCAGAACATCAACCCGGAGAACGACCCCAACATGACCCCGGGGAGCGTTCCCAGCGGCCCCACCATCAACACCAACATCCAGGACGTCAACCGCTACCTGCAGAGAGACCGCAGCGGAG GCTCCTCCCCCACCTCATCTCAGAACGAGGCCCTGCCCCCCTCCACCGATTGGCCAGTCAGTGCCTACTCTAGCTCGTTCAGTCTGTCGTCCCCGGAAACGGACGACCCAG GTAAATTGTCGGACATGAAGTCCACCTGGTCCCCGGGGCCCATCTCCCACCCCTCCCAGGTCTCTCTGTCCCATGAGTTGTGGAAGGTCCCCCAGGGGCCCCGCAGTAACACAGCCGCCCCCACACGGCCCCCTCCGGGCCTCACCAACCCCACCAAGCACTCCTCCACCTGGGGAGGCAACTCCCTGGGCCTGGCCCAAGGCTGGAGCAGCTCCTACTCCTCAg CTACCACATGGAGTACAGACAGCTCCAACAGGACCAGTAGCTGGTTGGTCCTGAGGAACCTCACTCCCCAGATAGACGGGTCCACCCTGCGGACGCTATGCATGCAGCATGGCCCCCTCATCACATTCCACCTCAACCTGACCCAGGGCAACGCATTGGTGCGCTACAGCTCCAAGGAGGAGGCCGCCAAGGCCCAGAAGTCCCTGCACAT GTGCGTTCTGGGTAACACCACCATCCTGGCAGAGTTTGCTGGGGAGGAAGAGGTCCAGCGCTTCTTTGCACAGGGCCAGCAGCTAGCCTCAACCACCAGCTGGCAGGCTGACCCAGGCGTCAATCAGACGCGGATGGGCAGTTCCGGGCCCAGATCCTCGCACCCCATTGGCCACCCCCACTGGAACTCTGGCGGCAGCAGTGGCGGCATGGGAGGAGGTGGAGCCAAGACTGGTGGAGACCTGCTGTGGGGGGGTGTGCCCCAGTACTCCAGTCTATGGGGACCGCCCAGTGGAGAGGAGGGGCGGGTCATGGGGAGTCCTACTCCAATCAACACGCTGCTGCCTGGGGACCTGCTGAGCGGGGAGTCCATGTAG